The following are encoded in a window of Rosa chinensis cultivar Old Blush chromosome 4, RchiOBHm-V2, whole genome shotgun sequence genomic DNA:
- the LOC112199547 gene encoding UPF0481 protein At3g47200 → MAGTGWIIQINEDLKNMEGLSTEQDHWNKGSIYKLPASLTDMNKKAYKPQTVSFGPYHYDPSNPMEEHKHRALLHFLKRCGKPVELFVDALAEVENELKDSYTLLRSVPKEITDIFLQLMILDGCFMLEIMNAARVLGDYAPNDPIFGEHGRLHVVPYIKRDMLMLENQLPMLVLEKLVAVEHDKAKDEGFVTKLIVKFLCSSNVSPNMGKRVHVLDVYRKSLLQHEPDPKYNHYKIRSSKHDDEIIWSATALYEAGIRFKKSATTSLKDITFARGVLKLPVVVVDDTTESMFLNLMAFERFHVGAGNEVTSYLLFMDNIIDNAMDVALLHSKGIIQNALGSDKAVANLFNSLSKDVIQDPDSSLQIVHKRVYHYCRKPWNEWRANLIHTYFRNPWAIISFIAGVFLFVFTIAQTGYAIYPYYHPPNDSSPSTVILVPAPPPKHSSSDSTSPSTLVISFIVSMVCMLTN, encoded by the exons ATGGCTGGCACCGGATGGATTATTCAAATTAATGAAGATCTCAAGAACATGGAAGGTCTTTCAACAGAACAGGATCACTGGAATAAGGGGTCAATCTACAAACTACCAGCTAGCCTCACAGACATGAACAAGAAGGCCTACAAGCCTCAAACAGTCTCCTTCGGGCCTTACCATTATGATCCTTCAAATCCAATGGAGGAGCACAAGCACCGCGCGCTGCTTCATTTCCTCAAAAGATGTGGAAAGCCTGTTGAGTTGTTTGTAGATGCATTGGCTGAAGTAGAGAATGAATTGAAGGATTCATATACTCTGCTTCGTTCTGTGCCGAAAGAAATTACGGACATATTCCTGCAACTGATGATTTTAGATGGCTGTTTCATGCTGGAAATCATGAATGCTGCTCGTGTACTGGGTGATTATGCTCCTAATGATCCCATCTTCGGAGAACATGGTAGGCTCCATGTCGTGCCATACATCAAGCGTGACATGTTAATGCTTGAGAATCAGTTGCCAATGCTTGTTCTTGAAAAGCTGGTGGCAGTTGAACATGATAAAGCTAAG GATGAAGGGTTTGTGACCAAGCTAATAGTCAAGTTCCTCTGCTCCAGTAACGTTTCTCCAAACATGGGCAAGCGTGTGCATGTGTTGGACGTGTACAGGAAGAGTCTGCTTCAGCATGAGCCTGATCCCAAATATAATCACTACAAAATAAGGTCAAGTAAGCATGACGATGAGATCATCTGGTCCGCAACAGCGCTTTATGAAGCAGGAATCAGGTTCAAGAAAAGTGCAACTACAAGCCTCAAAGACATCACATTCGCCCGGGGAGTGTTGAAGCTCCCTGTTGTTGTTGTGGATGACACCACCGAGTCCATGTTCTTGAATCTGATGGCGTTTGAAAGATTCCATGTAGGAGCAGGAAATGAGGTGACATCTTATTTACTCTTCATGGACAACATCATAGACAATGCTATGGATGTTGCCCTCTTACACTCGAAAGGGATCATCCAGAATGCTTTGGGGAGTGACAAAGCAGTGGCTAATCTGTTCAATTCACTGTCTAAGGATGTGATACAGGACCCGGATAGCAGCCTTCAAATTGTGCATAAGAGGGTGTATCACTACTGCAGAAAGCCGTGGAATGAGTGGCGCGCCAATCTTATTCACACTTACTTCCGAAATCCATGGGCTATTATCTCTTTCATTGCTGGTGTCTTCCTCTTTGTGTTCACTATAGCTCAGACTGGATATGCCATATATCCCTATTACCATCCACCAAATGATTCTTCTCCTTCCACTGTCATTCTCGTTCCGGCTCCTCCTCCAAAACATTCATCCTCCGACTCCACCTCCCCATCGACACTTGTGATTTCTTTCATCGTTAGCATGGTATGCATGCTGACCAATTGA
- the LOC112198564 gene encoding 60S ribosomal protein L21-1 has product MPAGHGLRSRTRDLFARGFRKKGYIPLSTYLKTYRTGQHVDVKVNGAVHKGMPHKFYHGRTGRVCNVTKRAIGVEIRKLVGKRAIRKRIHVRVEHVQPSRCEEELKARKTRNDEVKAAAKARGEAISTKRQPQGPKPGFMVEGASLETVTPIPYDVVNDLKGGY; this is encoded by the coding sequence ATGCCGGCCGGTCACGGTCTTCGATCTCGCACTCGGGACCTCTTCGCTCGCGGCTTCAGGAAGAAGGGTTACATCCCTCTCTCCACCTACCTGAAAACCTACCGGACCGGCCAGCACGTCGACGTCAAGGTTAACGGCGCCGTCCACAAGGGCATGCCCCACAAGTTCTACCACGGGCGCACGGGTCGGGTCTGCAACGTCACCAAGCGGGCCATCGGCGTCGAGATCAGGAAGCTGGTCGGCAAACGGGCCATCCGCAAGCGCATCCACGTGCGTGTGGAGCACGTGCAGCCGTCGCGGTGCGAGGAGGAGTTGAAGGCGAGGAAGACTCGGAATGATGAGGTGAAGGCGGCGGCCAAGGCGCGTGGGGAAGCCATCAGCACCAAGAGGCAGCCGCAGGGGCCGAAGCCCGGGTTCATGGTTGAAGGGGCTTCTTTGGAAACCGTCACTCCTATTCCTTATGATGTCGTCAATGACCTCAAGGGAGGTTACTGA
- the LOC112195737 gene encoding probable xyloglucan endotransglucosylase/hydrolase protein B: protein MWMKLDPIKGPPLLPISSSQLKPLSHSLCVAQTKMASYKQWTLLLSLVLMVSATMAAPPRRPVAVPFGRNYQPTWAFDHIKYYNGGNEIQLHLDKYTGTGFQSKGSYLFGHFHMQIKLVPGDSAGTVTAFYLSSTNSEHDEIDFEFLGNRTGQPYILQTNVFTGGKGDREQRIFLWFDPTKEYHSYSVLWNLYQIVFLVDDIPIRVFKNSKDLGVKFPFNQPMKLYSSLWNADDWATRGGLEKTDWSKAPFVATYRGFHIDGCEASVEAKYCATQGKRWWDQKEFQDLDAYQWRRLRWVRQRFTIYNYCTDRTRYPSLPAECKRDRDI, encoded by the exons ATGTGGATGAAATTAGACCCTATTAAAGGACCTCCCCTCCTTCCCATTTCCTCATCACAACTCAAAccactctctcactctctctgtgTTGCACAG ACAAAAATGGCTTCTTACAAGCAATGGACTCTGCTCTTGAGCTTAGTGCTTATGGTCTCTGCAACAATGGCAGCTCCCCCAAGGAGGCCTGTGGCTGTACCCTTTGGAAGAAACTACCAGCCCACCTGGGCTTTTGACCACATCAAGTACTACAATGGTGGCAATGAGATTCAGCTCCACCTTGACAAATACACAG GTACGGGTTTCCAATCCAAAGGTTCATACTTGTTTGGCCATTTCCATATGCAAATCAAACTGGTCCCTGGTGACTCTGCTGGAACTGTTACTGCTTTCTAT CTGTCTTCTACAAACTCAGAGCACGATGAGATCGACTTCGAGTTCTTGGGGAACAGAACAGGGCAGCCCTACATTTTGCAGACTAATGTCTTCACCGGAGGAAAGGGTGACCGAGAACAGAGGATCTTCCTCTGGTTCGACCCAACCAAAGAGTACCACTCCTACTCTGTGCTCTGGAATCTCTACCAGATTGT ATTCTTAGTGGATGACATCCCAATCCGAGTCTTCAAGAACAGCAAAGACTTGGGAGTGAAATTCCCATTCAACCAACCCATGAAGCTCTACTCTAGTCTGTGGAACGCAGACGATTGGGCCACCAGGGGAGGACTCGAGAAGACTGACTGGTCTAAGGCTCCCTTCGTGGCCACCTATAGGGGCTTCCATATCGACGGCTGCGAGGCGTCGGTGGAAGCCAAGTACTGTGCCACTCAGGGTAAGAGGTGGTGGGATCAGAAGGAGTTCCAGGACCTCGATGCTTATCAATGGAGGAGGCTGAGGTGGGTTAGACAGAGGTTCACCATCTACAACTACTGCACTGACAGGACTAGGTACCCTAGTCTCCCTGCCGAGTgcaagagagacagagacatatga